The Ziziphus jujuba cultivar Dongzao chromosome 7, ASM3175591v1 genome includes a region encoding these proteins:
- the LOC107424312 gene encoding protein GET1: MEETVETLEGRQGSLAAPLIFMIVIAFQFLSRGLEHLKKNASMRSAETNLRGEIKQLLKEASSLSQPSTFAQAAKLRRLAAAKEKELANYHDSQKKEMKISCDLYLKVLFITKVVTYFVLICWFWRVPVAIISQQLVQPFGRILSWRGGGILNGNVMVGIIPWLILSTRVSKFICQLFKI; the protein is encoded by the exons ATGGAGGAGACAGTAGAAACCCTAGAGGGGCGTCAAGGATCGCTCGCAGCTCCTTTAATCTTCATGATTGTAATTGCTTTCCAGTTTCTCTCAAGGGGGCTTGAACACCTGAAGAAG AATGCATCCATGAGGTCTGCAGAGACCAACTTACGTGGAGAGATAAAGCAGCTCTTGAAAGAGGCAAGCTCCTTGTCACA GCCCTCAACATTCGCTCAAGCTGCGAAACTTAGGAGATTGGCCGCTGCTAAGGAGAAAGAACTGGCAAATT ATCATGATTCACAAAAAAAGGAGATGAAAATATCATGCGATCTGTATCTTAAAGTTCTGTTCATCACAAAG GTTGTAACTTATTTTGTGCTGATATGCTGGTTTTGGAGGGTTCCTGTTGCCATTATATCACAGCAACTCGTTCAACCCTTTG GGAGGATTTTATCTTGGAGGGGTGGAGGAATCTTAAATGGCAATGTTATG GTTGGAATTATACCCTGGTTAATATTATCCACCAGGGTTAGCAAATTCATTTGTCAACTCTTCAAAATTTAG